The window ACCAAACGATTGACGATGGCCAATCCTAGCCCGAGACCTCCGCTGGTATGGGACAGATGATCTTCATTCAAAGTAAACGAGTCGAACATTTTATCCAACTTCTCCGGCGGAATACCAATCCCAGTATCCTGAACAATTACCTGTACAGAGTAACTTTCATCGCCTTTAGCCGCACTGTCATTGTTTGTTGGTGTTACATCCACCATGACCTGCCCGGATCGAGTAAACTTCACAGCATTGTTTACGAGATTCCCCAGAACCTGGCGCATCTTGCCTGAGTCTCCTCGCAACCATGCAGGCATATCTGGAGACACAGAGTACTCCAACTTCACACCTTTGAGTTGAGCAGCCTTCTCATATTGAGAGAGCAGCCCTGTCACCAAATCTTCAAAACGAAAGTCAACTTCACGCAATTTGAGTGTGGAGGTCTCCAATTTCGAATAATCAATGATTTGATTGAGAACGGACAAAAGAGACATGGCCGACTCTTTAATAAGTTGAACATTCTCACGATACGGATTTTCCAAATCTGAAAGCAGGAGCAGCTCGGTCATACCAAGCACGCCATTCATGGGTGTTCGAAGTTCATGACTGATAGTTGCTAAAAATGCAGTCTTGGCTCGACTGGCAGTTTCCGCCTCGCGCTTGGCCTGACGGAGTTCGCGCTCCATCTGATGCTTGTACAATCCAACCTCAATGGCGGACTTCAATTCGGTGTGATCTACAGGCTTGAGCAAATACCCGTAAGGACCTGAAATTTTGGCCCAATGCAGGGTTTCATCATCGGCATATACCGTGAGGAATATGATAGGAATATCGAAACGACGACCGATCTCACCCGCAGCCTCGACACCATCCATGGCTCCTTCCAAACGAATATCCATGAGAACCAGATCAGGCGCCAATTCATTCGCCTGCATAATCGCCTCTTCTCCAGAGGCAGCCATTCCAGCTATTACATATCCGGCTCGCTCCAAGGCGGACTGAATATCAAGACGAGCAAGAGCGTCGTCCTCTACTACGAGAATTTTCTCCATCCCCATTACCAACTCCTGAGATCAATGGATAATTGCTTTTTGTTCGAAGCTGCTCCCTCATATCACAACCCGAAGAATAGTGTAAGGCCGTTACATTTATTATTTACCACTCCAGGTTACATTCTTCATAAGCTCAAAAAGAATTTTCATCGTGTGTGAACAAACACGAACCACTGAAATGTGCATTATATTCGGCGCAACTCTCAATGCGACGCAGAATTGTCATCCGCAGAAGATCAACACACTTCATTACTCCGGCACCTTCTTGTTTTTCCTCCCGTTTTCGGCTAAGAAATAATGTCGCATTTCTCCATATACCCGAATGGTCAAATGTGAAGCCAGATAGGGGCTCCCAAAACTTGAAACAGTTGTTTAACCCGGACAACGCTTCAAGCTACGGAATATCTACTCAACTTAAGTTTCTTCGGAGGAAAGGATGAAACGAATTATTACCATTTTGGCCATGCTGTCTCTGCTTCTGTGCGCCGCTGTGTCTGCCAATGCTGCAGACATCGAACTCGCCAAGAAGTCCACCCTTGAACAGATCATCAAAACTGGCAAACTGCGCGTCGGCCTGGAAGCTGGCTACATGCCGTTTGAAATGACCGACAAGAAAGGTAACGTTGTCGGCTTTGATGTAGACATGGTCAAAGAAATGGCCAAAGCCATGGGCGTGAAGCTCGAACTCGTCAATACCGCTTGGGATGGCATCATCCCCGGACTGATGGCAGGCAAGTATGACCTGATCGCCTCCGGCATGACCATCAACCAGTCTCGCAACCTTAAGGTCAACTTCGCCGATCCTTACATCGTAGTCGGCCAGACCGCTCTGATCTCCAAGAAATATGCTGACGAAATCACCTCCTGGAAAGATCTGAACAACCCCAAGTACACCATCACCTCCAAGCTCGGCACCACTGGTGAACAGGCCGCCAAACGTCTCTTCCCCAAAGCCACCTACAAGTCCTTCGAAATGGAAGACCAGGCAATGCTGGAATGCATGAACGGCAAAGCTGCCGCCACCGTGTACGACCTGCCCATGACCTCTATCTTCTTCGCTCAGCACGGCAAGAAAGCCGGCATGAAGTTCCTCAACAAGCCTTTCACCTACGAGCCCCTGGGGTGGGCTATCAACAAAGGTGATCCGGACTTCCTGAACTGGCTGAACAACTTCCTGCGCCAGATGAAGAACGATGGCCGTTACGACCGCATCTACAATAAGTGGTTCGGTTCGGACAAGTGGTACCAGGACATCCAGTAAACAAGATAGAAAATCCGGGAGTCGCATATGCGGCTCCCGGTTCACATTTCATTCTATACGACAGAGCATTTGAATGAGCGATACTGAAAAAGTCGCGTCTCCACAGGGATACGACAAGAATAAATTTTGGATGGGCGTATACATCGCCCTAATGATTTTCATGTGCGTAGGGTTCTATTGGGCCACAACGCAAACAGAATACATTTGGCATTGGAACCGCATCCCAGACTATTTCTACTACACCGACAATATTGAGGTAAAAGCAGAGATTGAAGGCGAAGTTTCCTCCATCACGCAGAAAGGCAAAGACTCGGTTGTAATCATTGAAGGCCCTGATGGGTCTGAGTATTACAACATTCCCGGCTCAGACCTGATGGTTGGTGAAGGAGACGTCATTTATATGGGGGACACTCTTGGTGTCTATCAGGAAGGACAGATAGGCCTGCTTGTCAAAGGCTTGCTCATCACAATTGAGATCAGCATGATTGCCATCGTATTTGGTATCATTCTCGGCCTTCTTACTGGCTTAGCACGAATATCAACGAACCCCTGCCTCAAATGGAGTGCCATCACTTACATTGAGATCATTCGCGGCACACCGCTTCTGGTCCAGATCATTGTGGCCTACTTCGTATTCGCTACCATCATCAACGACCTGCTCGCCAAGGGCGATCTTCCACAGATTCCATCCATGTGGGTTGGCGTGGCATCCTTGGCCGTTTTCGCAGGCGCCTACGTTGCAGAGATCGTTCGAGCAGGCATCCAGTCCATCCACAAAGGACAAATGGAAGCAGCACGTTCCCTTGGTATGACGAAATCCACAGCCATGATCAAAATCATTCTGCCGCAGGCCTTCAAGCGTATTCTACCGCCTTTGGCAGGACAATTCATCTCACTGATCAAAGACTCCTCCCTGCTTGGCGTAATCGCCATCACAGAACTGACCAAAGCCACTCGAGAGGCAGTAACTACCAGCCTCATGCCATACGAACTCTGGTTCGTCTGTGCTCTCATGTACTTGGTAATAACCTTTACCTTGTCCATGTTTGTCCAATACCTCGAAAAGCGGACTGCGGAGGCCTAAAGATGATCGACGTACAAAACATATACAAGACCTTCTACGTCCCTCATGAGGTACAGGCTTTACATGATGTGTCTTACCACGTGGACCCCGGCGAGGTGGTCGTTGTTATCGGCCCCTCCGGCTCAGGCAAGTCCACCTTTCTGAGGTGTTTGAACCGCTTGGAACATGCTGACTCCGGTCACATCATGATCGACGGCATCGACATCCTCGACCCCAAGACCAACATCAACGAAGTCCGCATGGAAGTCGGCATGGTATTCCAGTCCTTTAACCTGTTCCCTCATCTTACAGTGTTGGAAAACGTCACTGTGGGCCAGACATCGGTTCGCAAGCGTGGAAAGAAGGACTCCACCGAAAAGGCCATGACCCTGCTGAACAAAGTTGGCATCCACGCCAAAGCCAAGAACTTCCCCGGCCAGCTCTCTGGCGGCCAGCAGCAGCGCGTTGCTATCGCCCGAGCCCTTGCCATGGACCCCAAAGTCATGCTCTTCGACGAACCCACCTCCGCCCTTGACCCCGAAATGGTCGGCGAAGTTCTGGACGTCATGAAAGCCTTGGCAAAAGAAGGTATGACCATGGTCGTCGTAACCCACGAAATGGGCTTCGCCCGCGAAGTGGCAGACCAGGTCGTGTTCATGGACGAAGGCAAGATCGTTGAAGTCGGCACTCCCGAACACTTCTTTACAAACCCACAACATGAAAGGACCAAGCTGTTCCTCAGCCAGATCCTGTAACGCATTCCAAATGCCAATAAACAAAACGGGGCCGGACAAATTGTCCGGCCCCGTTTTGTTTATTGTTTCGTTATTTAATTATTGCCAACTAGAGATCGTTCATAATCTCTTTCAGAGCAACGCACACCTCTTCAACATCCGCCTTTTCAAGCGTCGGAAACATCGGAAGCGAAAAAATCTCTTTTGCTGCGGCCTCTGTATTGGGCAGCGAACCTTCTTCCCACCCTAAATGCGCATACCCTGTCATGGTATGAATCGGCCATGGGTAGCTAATATTGAGGAATATTTCTCGTTTCTTCAACTTCTCCATGATTTCATCACGCTTTGGATGACGAACGACATACAGATAGTAGGCGTGAAAATTATCATCAGCAGTTACAGGTAGGATCAATTCCGTATCAGCCAGCAACTCGTCGTACATTTGCGCAATATCCCGCCGCTTCTGAATGTATGTATCCAAGTGTACTAGTTTCTTACGTAAGATTGCGGCATGCATTTCATCGAGACGAGAATTGAACCCATGTTCGACAGCATAATATGTCGACTCCATTCCGTAAAAGCGAAGTCGTTTCAGTTTCTCTTGAACGCTCTGACTGGAAGTCAGAATCATACCTCCATCGCCGTATGCTCCAAGAATCTTGGTGGGATAAAAGGAAAACGAGGACGCATCAGACATGGAGCCGGCAACCTTTCCGTTTTGTGTGGCTCCATGAGCCTGAGCACAGTCCTCGAGCACTTTCAAACCATGCTTCCCTGCTATATCATTAAGCTTACCCATATCGACACACTGTCCATACAAATGGACAGGAACAATACAGGTAGTTTTTTCAGTGATGGCATTTTCAATCAGTGCCACATCCATTAAATAAGTCTCTTGATCAATATCCACAAAAACCGGAGTAGCCCCTGCGCTAACAATGGCCGAGACGGTGGGCACAGCAGTGTTGGACACTGTTATGACCTCATCTCCAGGCTTTACACCCAACGCTCTGAGAGCCAGTGTTATAGAGTTGGTACCATTATCGACACCAATGCCGAATGAGACCCCGCAGTACTGAGCAAACTCTTCCTCAAAGGCGGACACATTTGGACCTAGTACAAGCTTGCCGGATTCAAGCACACCTGTGACCGCTTCGAGAATTTCCTCCTTCTCTTCAGCAAACTCTTTCAGGTATCCCCACACATATATTGCCATTTATTCCTCTCTGGAACAGCTTATGAAGCCGACTTGATGTATTTGATGAACTCGTCGTAGTCTCGGATATAATCCTCTGCCTCATATGAATGAGAAGCCAAGACGAGCAAAATGTTGTCCTTAGAGTGTTTGTACTGCACTCCCCAACAAAGATGCGGGATATGCAGTCCGACTCCTGGATTATCCAGAACAAACTCTTCCCGATGTTTTCCATTATCGCAAACCACATTGACTGAACCCGCTACCGAGACCAAAAATTGCTGGCATTCAATATGGGCGTGTTCTCCTCGCACCAACTCGGTATCAATGTTGTACGTGTAAAAGAGTCTATTCACGGAAAATGGCAACAGTCGCTCGATTTCGACGACACTCAAATCGCCTCGCATGTCGGAAAATCTGGGGATATCGTAAATTCTTGCTCCTGTCTTAGAGGAGTATGGAGCATCTTTCGTGTATATGGAGTGCTGACTTTGTGAAACAATGTCCGCCCCCATGTAGCCCGTGATTTTGGCCGGATTACCGCAAACAATGGCATTTGACGGCACCTTACGTGTGACCACAGTACCTGGTTTGACGACAGAGTGTCTGCCAACAGAGACTTGACATATGGTTGCATTGGCACCGATGTGAGCATTGGGAGCAACCGTAAAAAGGTCAGAAGCCTGTCCGTCTCCACTGGTGAACACGACACCAGCAGAGATATGGCACCCGTCTTCAAATACAACACCATCACAAATGCAAACGCCGGCCTCAATGACGACATTGGCGCCTATGGTTACATTGCTACCAATAGTGACATTATCACCTACAGAACTGTTATCGCCGATACTTACGTTGTTACCGGCCGAAATGTTCACACCATAAGCAATATTTTTGCCTACTTGAAGGTTCTCTCCAGAAGCAAAAGTGGGGGGAATTGTCTTTATTTCCATCAAATTCTATTATTTTGATTGTTTCACAAAGCCAAAAACTCTGCTCAATTAGAATTCCTTGATTGTAAAACTTTATTTGGCTAATATCAATTTTTTATTGTGACGAGGTGACGCACCAATATGCAAAGTGTTAAAATTAGTATTGTTATTCCGGTCTACAACTCCGAAAAGACCATTAGACCGCTCGTTGATAGATTGGTTAATATTTTACCAGCGCCTCTGGAGATCGTTCTAGTTAACGACGGCAGCAAAGACGCAAGCGACGAAGTGTGCCGTAAGGCCCAAGTGGCCCACCCCTCGGTTGTTACCTACGTAGAACTATCGAAGAACTATGGTGAGCATTGCGCTGTCATGGCAGGGCTCAATCAGTCCACAGGCGATTACGTAGTCATCATGGATGACGATTTTCAGAATCCGCCTGAAGAAGCATTGAAGCTGGTGGACGCAGCCCAGAAAGGTGGCCACGATGTGGTGTACTCTTACTACAACGAAAAGAAACACCACTTCTTCAGAAATCTTGGCAGCAAATTCAACGGCGCTGTAGCCACGCTATTATTGAAGAAGCCCAAGGATCTCTATCTCTCCAGTTTCAAATGCATAAACCGTTTTCTGGTCAATGAAATCATCAAATATGACGGCCCTTACCCATATGTTGATGGTCTCATATTCAGAATCACTGACAAGTATGGCGTAGTTGAAGTTCAACATGACGCAAGGCACACAGGAGAGTCCAACTACACTCTCACGAAGCTGGTTCGCCTCTGGATGAACATGTTTTTCAACTTCTCTCTGCTCCCCCTGCGAGTCGCAACCATGCTGGGGGCCGGGCTGAGTGGTTTTGCCCTTCTCTATATGGTTTGGATCTCAATATGCAAACTGTTCCGCCCGGAACTACCACCTGGGTGGTCAGAAACCGTTGTCTTGATAGCTCTTTTCTCAGGAGCACAACTCATAATGCTAGGCCTTTTGGGTGAATACGTAGGACGTATTTTCCTAAGCCAAAACAAAACCCCGCAATTTTGCATAAGAAAAGTCCACAAAGAATGAGTGCATACAACGCGATAAAGCTCCATTTCAATTCCAACAGGATATGGGGCCAGGGCATGCGATTCCTCTCCTCCGGAGCAGCGAACACCATTGCATGCCTTCTTCTTTATGAGCTCCTGCTCTTTTTCTTCTCTCCTACGATCTCGTATTTCATTGCGTGGCTGTGCGGTGTTGTCTTCATGTGCATCGTATTGCCACTGTTTGTGTACAAGAACGAAAAAGTCGAATGGAAGAAAAGTTTATACAACTTTATCTACTATGTAGTTTACCTCTTTGTTTCACTAAAACTGATACTCTATTTTATTTCCTTGAACGTATACGAAGAACTCGCGCCGTTCCTTGCGCTCTGTATCACTGTGCCCATGAGCTTCATCTTCACGAGACTGATCTACAACCGCAAGTAACTACATAGATCGAGAGCAACCGTGGCGATCAAACACACTAAAGAGCAATACCTATCTGCGTATCCAGATGGAATAGAGTTCCATTACTGGCACTCATCCCGAAATCGTATTTTGTGCGATCAACTGAAAAAGATCAATTTTTCTGGTGTCGGCCTTGATATTGGATGCGGAAGGGGTATGGATGTGCAAAAGTTCAGAGACGCAGGGTTCAATTAT of the Pseudodesulfovibrio sp. zrk46 genome contains:
- a CDS encoding hybrid sensor histidine kinase/response regulator, coding for MGMEKILVVEDDALARLDIQSALERAGYVIAGMAASGEEAIMQANELAPDLVLMDIRLEGAMDGVEAAGEIGRRFDIPIIFLTVYADDETLHWAKISGPYGYLLKPVDHTELKSAIEVGLYKHQMERELRQAKREAETASRAKTAFLATISHELRTPMNGVLGMTELLLLSDLENPYRENVQLIKESAMSLLSVLNQIIDYSKLETSTLKLREVDFRFEDLVTGLLSQYEKAAQLKGVKLEYSVSPDMPAWLRGDSGKMRQVLGNLVNNAVKFTRSGQVMVDVTPTNNDSAAKGDESYSVQVIVQDTGIGIPPEKLDKMFDSFTLNEDHLSHTSGGLGLGLAIVNRLVNLLGGNINCSSQEGVGSIFSFVVPLKRSHYEEQTPLAAAMAEKKPLEGVKLLVAEDDLVSQRYIMRLLEKMGAEVVLAEDGMQAVDALKAERFDVVLMDVEMPIMNGIEATRAIRQPDTACIDPDVPIIALTAHAMWGDEQRCLHAGMDDYVPKPVDIDTVTAIIQSTLDK
- a CDS encoding transporter substrate-binding domain-containing protein, which encodes MKRIITILAMLSLLLCAAVSANAADIELAKKSTLEQIIKTGKLRVGLEAGYMPFEMTDKKGNVVGFDVDMVKEMAKAMGVKLELVNTAWDGIIPGLMAGKYDLIASGMTINQSRNLKVNFADPYIVVGQTALISKKYADEITSWKDLNNPKYTITSKLGTTGEQAAKRLFPKATYKSFEMEDQAMLECMNGKAAATVYDLPMTSIFFAQHGKKAGMKFLNKPFTYEPLGWAINKGDPDFLNWLNNFLRQMKNDGRYDRIYNKWFGSDKWYQDIQ
- a CDS encoding amino acid ABC transporter permease (The N-terminal region of this protein, as described by TIGR01726, is a three transmembrane segment that identifies a subfamily of ABC transporter permease subunits, which specificities that include histidine, arginine, glutamine, glutamate, L-cystine (sic), the opines (in Agrobacterium) octopine and nopaline, etc.) → MSDTEKVASPQGYDKNKFWMGVYIALMIFMCVGFYWATTQTEYIWHWNRIPDYFYYTDNIEVKAEIEGEVSSITQKGKDSVVIIEGPDGSEYYNIPGSDLMVGEGDVIYMGDTLGVYQEGQIGLLVKGLLITIEISMIAIVFGIILGLLTGLARISTNPCLKWSAITYIEIIRGTPLLVQIIVAYFVFATIINDLLAKGDLPQIPSMWVGVASLAVFAGAYVAEIVRAGIQSIHKGQMEAARSLGMTKSTAMIKIILPQAFKRILPPLAGQFISLIKDSSLLGVIAITELTKATREAVTTSLMPYELWFVCALMYLVITFTLSMFVQYLEKRTAEA
- a CDS encoding amino acid ABC transporter ATP-binding protein, whose translation is MIDVQNIYKTFYVPHEVQALHDVSYHVDPGEVVVVIGPSGSGKSTFLRCLNRLEHADSGHIMIDGIDILDPKTNINEVRMEVGMVFQSFNLFPHLTVLENVTVGQTSVRKRGKKDSTEKAMTLLNKVGIHAKAKNFPGQLSGGQQQRVAIARALAMDPKVMLFDEPTSALDPEMVGEVLDVMKALAKEGMTMVVVTHEMGFAREVADQVVFMDEGKIVEVGTPEHFFTNPQHERTKLFLSQIL
- a CDS encoding DegT/DnrJ/EryC1/StrS family aminotransferase, which encodes MAIYVWGYLKEFAEEKEEILEAVTGVLESGKLVLGPNVSAFEEEFAQYCGVSFGIGVDNGTNSITLALRALGVKPGDEVITVSNTAVPTVSAIVSAGATPVFVDIDQETYLMDVALIENAITEKTTCIVPVHLYGQCVDMGKLNDIAGKHGLKVLEDCAQAHGATQNGKVAGSMSDASSFSFYPTKILGAYGDGGMILTSSQSVQEKLKRLRFYGMESTYYAVEHGFNSRLDEMHAAILRKKLVHLDTYIQKRRDIAQMYDELLADTELILPVTADDNFHAYYLYVVRHPKRDEIMEKLKKREIFLNISYPWPIHTMTGYAHLGWEEGSLPNTEAAAKEIFSLPMFPTLEKADVEEVCVALKEIMNDL
- a CDS encoding WxcM-like domain-containing protein, translating into MEIKTIPPTFASGENLQVGKNIAYGVNISAGNNVSIGDNSSVGDNVTIGSNVTIGANVVIEAGVCICDGVVFEDGCHISAGVVFTSGDGQASDLFTVAPNAHIGANATICQVSVGRHSVVKPGTVVTRKVPSNAIVCGNPAKITGYMGADIVSQSQHSIYTKDAPYSSKTGARIYDIPRFSDMRGDLSVVEIERLLPFSVNRLFYTYNIDTELVRGEHAHIECQQFLVSVAGSVNVVCDNGKHREEFVLDNPGVGLHIPHLCWGVQYKHSKDNILLVLASHSYEAEDYIRDYDEFIKYIKSAS
- a CDS encoding glycosyltransferase family 2 protein, producing MQSVKISIVIPVYNSEKTIRPLVDRLVNILPAPLEIVLVNDGSKDASDEVCRKAQVAHPSVVTYVELSKNYGEHCAVMAGLNQSTGDYVVIMDDDFQNPPEEALKLVDAAQKGGHDVVYSYYNEKKHHFFRNLGSKFNGAVATLLLKKPKDLYLSSFKCINRFLVNEIIKYDGPYPYVDGLIFRITDKYGVVEVQHDARHTGESNYTLTKLVRLWMNMFFNFSLLPLRVATMLGAGLSGFALLYMVWISICKLFRPELPPGWSETVVLIALFSGAQLIMLGLLGEYVGRIFLSQNKTPQFCIRKVHKE
- a CDS encoding GtrA family protein; amino-acid sequence: MRFLSSGAANTIACLLLYELLLFFFSPTISYFIAWLCGVVFMCIVLPLFVYKNEKVEWKKSLYNFIYYVVYLFVSLKLILYFISLNVYEELAPFLALCITVPMSFIFTRLIYNRK